A single window of Nicotiana tomentosiformis chromosome 1, ASM39032v3, whole genome shotgun sequence DNA harbors:
- the LOC104115588 gene encoding probable pectin methylesterase CGR3 produces MSRRPTTSRRLADTGSIPFVGSFHPKSRPSPLMSLGLVVGALLIIGYVYHGSGGRSAADALNRLEGGMSCTAELHKALPVLKKAYGDNMRKVLHVGPDTCSVVSKLLKEEDIEAWGIEPYDLDETDSNCKHLVHNGIVRVADIKFPLPYRSKSFSLVIVSDAVDYLSPRYLNKTLPELARVAADGLVILSGYPGQQRVKVAELSKFGRPAKLRSSSWWVRFFIQTSLEENEAATKKFEQAAAKRSYKPACQVFHLKPLLR; encoded by the exons ATGTCAAGAAGGCCAACTACATCTCGCCGTCTTGCAGATACTGGGAGCATTCCATTTGTGGGCTCCTTTCACCCCAAATCACGTCCATCTCCTTTAATGTCCTTAGGACTTGTTGTG GGTGCATTGCTCATCATTGGTTATGTGTACCATGGTTCAG GTGGCAGAAGTGCAGCAGATGCTTTAAATAGACTTGAAG GTGGTATGTCATGCACAGCTGAGCTTCACAAAGCATTACCTGTACTGAAGAAAGCATACGGGGATAACATGCGGAAAGTGTTGCATGTAGGCCCTGACACTTGTTCAGTGGTCTCTAAACTATTAAAAGAAGAGGATATCGAAGCTTGGGGCATTGAACCATATGATTTGGATGAAACTGATAGCAACTGCAAGCATCTTGTTCATAATGGGATTGTACGAGTAGCCGATATTAAGTTTCCTCTTCCGTACCGTTCAAAGTCGTTCTCTCTTGTCATAGTGTCTGATGCAGTGGATTACTTGTCCCCAAGATACCTTAACAAGACTCTTCCAGAGTTGGCGAGGGTGGCTGCTGATGGTTTAGTTATCTTATCTG GCTATCCTGGTCAGCAAAGAGTTAAAGTGGCGGAGCTGTCAAAATTTGGTCGGCCA GCCAAATTGCGGAGCTCATCCTGGTGGGTTAGATTTTTTATTCAGACCAGCTTAGAAGAGAATGAAGCTGCCACTAAGAAATTTGAACAAGCAGCGGCCAAGAGATCTTACAAGCCAGCCTGCCAAGTTTTCCATCTCAAACCACTTCTTCGTTGA